The following coding sequences are from one Virgibacillus necropolis window:
- a CDS encoding carbohydrate kinase family protein, producing the protein MKREYSIFVGDVALDEYYKAPYWPNISEKLIVETLKPNIGGMIANAASVYAGYGESTFFVSLLNSGKVTRKLLKNLDEGGIDTRYILYDDNLPDSKTIVFLTENDHTIFIPNLGINYIDITPEVFEAIKGAKLIYTTIMEIKRLRYNQLEAIDIIKEARSLGTRFVCDLDVAHLEPGDEKYIKEMDIVFFNQMGFRVYQKGTSYEKAILKLLEYGIEIVAVTMGANGANIHTREKKIHVPGIPVEVVDVTGAGDTFCSSFIYAMSKSSNLYTVSNFANAAASRAVTRMGPRGGVTKSKSVIDFMKEKGLEVGEEYQSFLESR; encoded by the coding sequence GTATTGGCCAAATATCAGTGAAAAGTTGATTGTTGAGACATTAAAACCAAATATAGGTGGAATGATTGCTAATGCTGCTAGTGTATACGCTGGATACGGTGAATCTACTTTCTTTGTTTCTCTTCTTAATAGTGGAAAAGTAACCCGAAAATTGTTAAAAAACCTTGATGAGGGTGGAATTGATACGCGTTATATATTGTATGATGATAACCTTCCTGACTCGAAGACAATTGTATTTCTCACGGAAAATGATCATACTATTTTCATACCAAATTTAGGTATTAATTATATTGATATAACACCTGAAGTTTTTGAGGCGATAAAAGGGGCCAAATTGATTTACACGACCATCATGGAAATAAAGCGGTTAAGGTATAATCAGCTTGAGGCAATTGACATTATTAAAGAGGCTAGATCTCTAGGCACCAGGTTTGTTTGCGATCTTGATGTGGCCCATCTTGAACCTGGAGATGAGAAGTACATTAAAGAAATGGATATCGTATTTTTTAATCAAATGGGTTTTCGTGTATATCAAAAAGGAACTTCTTACGAAAAAGCTATCTTGAAACTATTGGAATACGGGATAGAAATAGTAGCTGTTACAATGGGAGCAAATGGTGCTAACATCCACACTAGAGAAAAGAAAATACATGTACCTGGAATTCCGGTTGAAGTTGTTGACGTAACAGGAGCTGGCGATACTTTCTGCAGTTCATTTATTTACGCGATGAGTAAAAGTAGTAATTTGTATACTGTATCTAACTTTGCAAATGCTGCAGCATCACGTGCTGTTACAAGGATGGGCCCACGGGGAGGTGTAACGAAAAGTAAATCAGTTATAGATTTTATGAAAGAAAAAGGACTCGAAGTTGGGGAAGAATACCAGTCATTTTTGGAGTCGAGATAA